The Cryptomeria japonica chromosome 9, Sugi_1.0, whole genome shotgun sequence DNA segment CATTCTTTGCAGATCAGAAGATAGAGTAGTTCTTTTTGACATGCAGCAGAGGATTTCTCTTGGAGATCTTCACACACCCTGTGTGAAATATATTGCGTGGTCAAATGACATGGAAAATGTGGCCTTGTTGAGCAAGCATGCAATTATAATTACGAGCAAGAAACTTGTACATAGGTGCACTCTACATGAGACTATTCGTGTGAAGAGTGGTGCATGGGATGATAATGGTGTATTTATTTACACAACCTTGAATCACAttaaatattgtcttccaaatGGAGATAGTGGAATCATAAGAACACTAGATATCCCAGTATACATAACTAGGGTTTCTGGGAGCTCTGTTAGTTACTTGGATCGGGATGGAAAGAACCGTGTCATACAGATTGATGCCACAGAATATATGTTCAAACTAGCACTGATAAAAAAGAAGTATGATCATGTCATGAGCATGATTCGGAACTCTCAACTTTGTGGTCAGGCAATGATTGCTTACTTGCAGCAGAAAGGTTTCCCTGAAGTGGCTCTTCACTTTGTCAAAGATGAAAAGACACGATTTGAGTTAGCAGTGGAGAGTGGAAATATTCAAATTGCTGTTGCTTCTGCAAAGGAAATAGATGAGAAAAATCACTGGTATAGACTTGGTATAGAAGCCCTTCGGCAGGGCAATGCTGGCATTGTTGAATATGCTTATCAGAGGACCAAGAATTTTGAGAGACTGTCATTTTTGTATCTCATAACTGGCAATCTTGAGAAATTGTCAAAGATGTTAAGGATTGCAGAAATAAAAAATGATGTTATGGGTCAGTTTCACAATGCCTTATATTTAGGCGATATCCAAGAGCGTATCAAGATCTTGGAAGAATCTGGTCATGTGTCACTTGCATATGTTACTGCAGCCATCCATGGACTTACAGATGTTGCTGATAGACTTGCAGCCGAGTTGGGTGGCAATCTACCAACATTACCTTCTGGAAGGAAATCATCACTTTTAATGCCTCCTTTGCCAATTGTACGTGGTGGTGATTGGCCATTGTTGAGAGTTACCAAAGGCATTTTTGAGGGTGGGTTGGATAATGCTGGTGGCATATACCAGGAAGAAGAGGATGAAGGAGTAGCTGCCAACTGGGGTGAAGAACTTGACATTACTGAAGCAGAAGGGCAAAATGGTGAGGTTTTAGTGGTGGATGATGGTGAAGTGAAAGGTGAAGATAATGAGGAGGGTGGATGGGATTTAGAAGATTTGGAGCTACCTCCAGATATTTCTTCTGTAAATGTTGTAAGTGCCTCAAATGCAGTATCGTTTGTTGCTCCCTCACAAGGAATGCCAGTAAGTCAAATCTGGACACAGAAATCTTCTCTTGCAGGTGAGCATGCAGCTGCTGGTAATTTTGATACAGCTATGCGGCTCTTGAGTCGGCAACTAGGTATAAAGAATTTCTCTCCATTAAAGCCTTTGTTTTTGGACCTTTACATGGGCAGCCACACATACCTTCCTGCATTTGTTTCTGCACCAGTAATCTCCTTAGCAATAGAGAGAGGTTGGAGTGAGACTACAAGTCCTAATGTCAGAGGTCCACCAGCTTTGGTAGTCAGGTTGTCTTTGCTGGAAGACaaaattaaacttgcatacaaGGCAACAACAGAAGGAAAATTTACTGAAGCATTGAGGTTATTTCTAACTATTCTACACACCGTTCCTGTTGTTGTTGTGGATTCGAGAAAGGAGGTTGATGATGTGAAGGAATTAATTGGGATAGCTAAAGAATATGTTCTGGGTCTTAGGATGGAGGTCAAGAGAAAGGAAGTGAAGGATAATGCAGTTCGACAGCAGGAGCTGGCAGCATATTTTACTCATTGCAACCTTCAGAAAGTTCATTTGAAATTGGCTTTGCTGAATGCAATGGGTGTTTGCTATAAGCAAGGGAACTTCAATACAGCTGCTAACTTTGCTAGACGACTCCTGGAGACTGAACCCTCTGCAAACCATGCAACAAAAGCCCGGCAAGTTCTTAAGGCATGTGAGAAGCAGCCACAAGATGCCACAGATTTGAATTATGACTTCAGAAATCCCTTTGTCATATGTGGGGCAACTTTTACTCCCATATATCGTGGCCAGAAAGACGTTTCCTGTCCTTATTGTACTGCACGTTTTGTGCCAAGCATACATGGAAATCTCTGCCCTATATGTGAGCTTGCAGTTGTGGGTTCAGATGCTTCAGGTTTACTTTGTTCTCCCGCACAGATAAGGTGATTCTAGTGTCAAATAACTGCCAACATGGTTTGAAAGCATTTTCTTGGCTACATGTATGTTTAATGACAAAGGTGGAACAGTAAACACTAGACACACAATATGAGATAAATAATGCATCTATGATGTGTTTTGCTTTTCTATATCTGTAAGTTCTCATTTTTTGCACAAAAAATCCGGAGGGCCATAAATTTGATTTATATGATACTTTAAGTTTTTGGGTTTTTTCACTTTTATATCATCATGTTAAAATTTTCAAGTAATTAAAACTTTATATCTCTTTTATCTGTGATTCTAATGCTTCTATAGTTTTTGGAAGACATGAATCTTTAGGGTATCTGCCTCTGTTATTGGTTTCATCTATAATTGTGTTTATTTTTAATGTTAAATCTGTATCTATTTCTTGTTTACAATGGATTGCAGACATCCCAGGAAGCTGCAGGTTGTTCAGAATATGCTGGTAATGAAACCATCATAAAA contains these protein-coding regions:
- the LOC131029689 gene encoding coatomer subunit alpha-1, translated to MLTKFETKSNRVKGLSFHTKRPWILASLHSGVIQLWDYRMGTLIDRFDEHDGPVRGVHFHKSQPLFVSGGDDYKIKVWNYKMRRCLFTLLGHLDYIRTVQFHNEYPWIVSASDDQTIRIWNWQSRTCISVLTGHNHYVMCASFHPKEDLVVSASLDQTVRVWDIGSLRKKTVSPADDILRLTQMNTDLFGGGDTVVKYVLEGHDRGVNWAAFHPSLPLIVSGADDRQVKLWRMNDTKAWEVDTLRGHMNNVSCVMFHARQDIIVSNSEDKSIRVWDVSKRTGFQTFRREHDRFWILAAHPEMNLLAAGHDSGMLVFKLERERPAYVVCGGSLYYIKDRFLRAYEFSTQKDNQLIPVRRSGSTGMNQGPRSLSYSPSESAVLICSDADGGSYELYIVPKDIVGRSDATLEAKRGVGGSAVFVARNRFAVLDKSHNQVLIKNLRNEVSKKCNLPINADAIFYAGTGTILCRSEDRVVLFDMQQRISLGDLHTPCVKYIAWSNDMENVALLSKHAIIITSKKLVHRCTLHETIRVKSGAWDDNGVFIYTTLNHIKYCLPNGDSGIIRTLDIPVYITRVSGSSVSYLDRDGKNRVIQIDATEYMFKLALIKKKYDHVMSMIRNSQLCGQAMIAYLQQKGFPEVALHFVKDEKTRFELAVESGNIQIAVASAKEIDEKNHWYRLGIEALRQGNAGIVEYAYQRTKNFERLSFLYLITGNLEKLSKMLRIAEIKNDVMGQFHNALYLGDIQERIKILEESGHVSLAYVTAAIHGLTDVADRLAAELGGNLPTLPSGRKSSLLMPPLPIVRGGDWPLLRVTKGIFEGGLDNAGGIYQEEEDEGVAANWGEELDITEAEGQNGEVLVVDDGEVKGEDNEEGGWDLEDLELPPDISSVNVVSASNAVSFVAPSQGMPVSQIWTQKSSLAGEHAAAGNFDTAMRLLSRQLGIKNFSPLKPLFLDLYMGSHTYLPAFVSAPVISLAIERGWSETTSPNVRGPPALVVRLSLLEDKIKLAYKATTEGKFTEALRLFLTILHTVPVVVVDSRKEVDDVKELIGIAKEYVLGLRMEVKRKEVKDNAVRQQELAAYFTHCNLQKVHLKLALLNAMGVCYKQGNFNTAANFARRLLETEPSANHATKARQVLKACEKQPQDATDLNYDFRNPFVICGATFTPIYRGQKDVSCPYCTARFVPSIHGNLCPICELAVVGSDASGLLCSPAQIR